A window from Anser cygnoides isolate HZ-2024a breed goose chromosome 1, Taihu_goose_T2T_genome, whole genome shotgun sequence encodes these proteins:
- the TSPO gene encoding translocator protein: MELVPAWAPAVGFTLLPHAGGFLGSTITKKEIPVWYESLQKPSWHPPNWVFAPIWGTLYTSMGYSSYLVWKELGGFNEKSVVPLGLYAGQLALNWAWTPIFFRAHKMGWGLVTLLLTTGTATATTASWYNINKTAAYLMVPYLAWLTMASALNFRIWKDNCDKKSE, encoded by the exons ATGGAACTGGTACCAGCCTGGGCCCCCGCAGTGGGCTTCACACTCTTGCCCCATGCAGGAGGATTTTTAGGAAGCACAATAACCAAAAAGGAAATCCCGGTGTGGTATGAATCTCTGCAGAAGCCATCCTGGCATCCACCTAACTGGGTGTTTGCTCCTATTTGGGGAACTCTCTATACATCTATGGG atACAGCTCTTACCTGGTATGGAAGGAATTGGGAGGCTTCAATGAAAAGTCAGTGGTTCCTCTGGGCCTGTATGCAGGGCAGCTGGCATTAAACTGGGCGTGGACTCCGATATTTTTTAGAGCTCACAAAATGGGATGG GGGCTCGTGACTCTCCTGCTCACAACTGGTACGGCAACAGCTACAACTGCTTCCTGGTATAACATCAACAAAACAGCGGCTTATTTGATGGTTCCTTATTTAGCTTGGCTAACCATGGCTTCTGCACTCAATTTCCGTATCTGGAAAGACAATTGTGACAAGAAATCTGAATAA